Genomic DNA from Actinomycetes bacterium:
GTGGTGACGAAGCCCCCCGCCGTGAGCCCCGCGAGCAGCGCCGCGGCCGTCTGGGACGGCCGGCCGACGGCGCTGGCGGACTTGGTCACCACCGCGGCGGCGAACGCCGCGGCGGTCTGCTCGGCCTCGCTGCCCGTCGCCGGGACCTGCGCGTCGGCCGGGGCCAGCCGCGCGGCGATCTGGGCCAGCACGGCGGCCTGCCCCGCGTCGGTCCAGGCGGCGGTGAGGTCGACCTGCCCCGAGACGGTGGCGCCCGCACCGGTCAGCGCGGCCGTGACGTCACGGGACAGGGCGGCCGGCGTCCCCGGCGTCGTCACGACGACGACCCGGACGCCGTCCAGCTTCCCGGTGACGAGCCGGGCGGCGGTCGCGTCGATGTAGGCCTGGTCGTGGCCCGACCCGGACGCCGACTGGCTGGCCGACGCGGACGGCGAGGCGGTGGCGGTGCCGCCCAGTGCGGAGTCGACCTGGCTCGACAGCGGTCCGGCGCCGAGGACCACTCCCGCGGCCAGTCCGAACAGGACGGCGGCCAGCGACACCAGGTGGTAGCGAAAGCTCACCACGGCCAGCCGCCTCGGACCCGGTCCACCAGGTCGGTCCCCCACGGGGTCACGGCCAGGGCCACGAGGAGCGCGAGCAGCCCGGCCACGAGAAGCAGCAGGGCCGACCCGGCGCGGACCGTCGGCCGCTGCAGCGCGGCCACCGCCTCGGCGTCCACCAGCCGGCCCCCGGCGCGCATCCGCACCGCCAGCGCGGACGCCGATGCGTAGCGGTCCCGGTCGAACATCTCGTCGTAGGACACCGGGGCGCCGGCCAGCACGACCAGGTCGGCCCCGCCCGCGTCGGCGAGCAGCACCGCCATGTCGGTGGCCGAGAAGCCGCTGGGCACCCCCGCCCGCGGCACCTGCACGGCCCGGCTCAGCGCCTTGGCGCCGATCGCCCCCGCCTCACCGACCACCAGGTCGACGTCCAGCCCGGCGGCCGCGATCAGCGCCGCTCCCCCTTCCGCGCCCACGAGCACCGGTCGGCGGTCCCGGACGAACCCGCGCACGGCGGCCAGGTCGGCGGCCGCCCGCTCGCCAGGGGCGACGACGAGGACCGGCCGGCCCCGCAGGTCCAGACCGACCTCTCGCAGGTCGGGCAGGCCGTCGCCCTCGAGCAGCAGCGCCTCGTGGGCCCGAACGACGGCGGCGGTGTCCGCGCCCACCGACTCGAGCCGGCTGGCCAGCCGGGTGCGGGCCTCGTCGAGGGCCTGGGCCACGTCCGCCGGGCCGCGGCGCTGGCCGGTGCCGAGGACCCGCAGGCCGTCGTCGGCCACCGCGTCGAAGACCGTGGACTCGTGCACCCGCAGCCGCTGGCCGTCGCGCACGCTGGACAGCAGGCCCGGTCCGACGGCGTCCAGCAGCGGGACGCCGGCATCGACGATCACGCTGGCCCCGCGGGCCGGGTGCCGCCCGGACAGACTGGCTCGGACGTTGACCACCACGGCCGGGCGGGCGGCCACCAGCAGCTCGGCGGAGACCCGGTCGAGGTCCAGCTGGTCAATGACGGCGACCTCGCCCGGCAGCAGCCGCGCGGCCAGCTCGCGGGTCGCCCGGGCCGGGTCAGCGGTGCCCGGCGCGCCCACGGCCAGCCGCGCCGGCCCCACCGCACCGGGCAGGGTCGGCGGCTCCCGACGTCGAAGGGCCAACCGCACCCTTCGATGCTCCCCCTCCCACCAGTTCCGTCACGGCAGCGACACGCGTCCGCGACCCGCTGCCCAGTGGACGGCGGTCAGGCGGGGCTCATGAACGGCGTCGTCGTGGTGAGCTCGACGAAACCCAGCCGGTGCAGGATCGGCCGACTCTCCGGCCCGGCGTCGACCTGCAGGTAGCGGTAGCCGAGCTCGGCCGCGCGAGTCGCCCGGGCCGCGACCAGAGCCCGGTACAGCCCACGCCCGCGCCACTGCGGCAAGGTGCCGCCGCCCCAGACGCTGGCGAACTCGGTGCCCCCGTGGAACTCGACCCGCCCGGCCGACACCGGCCGTCCGTCGGCGACCGCCAGCAGCGCCGCGACCTGCTCGACTCCGGTCCGCCGCTGCTCGGCCAGCTGAGCGGTCAGGGCCCGGCCCAGCCACGCGTGTGCCACCCCGAACACCTCCTCGTGGACGGCGACCACGGCTGCCACGCCGTCGGCGTCGGTCACCCACTGCAGTGTGAGCCCGAGCGGCAGCTCGGGTGCCGGCGGCAGCTCCGCGATCTCGGCCACCATGAGCGCCTCCGGCTCCTCGGCGGCGAACCCGGCGGCCCGCAGCCGGTCACTGAGGTCGGCCGGCTTGTCGTGGGCGTAGAGCTTCCACTCGAACCGGCGGCCGGCGAAGTACTCCAGCTGTCCGGCGATCGCCGCGTCGGCGGTGCCGTCGGCCAGGTCGGACCAGATCACCGCCGACCAGCCGTCGGCGTCCGGGCTGACGTAGCGGACCACCGGGCCGACCCGCTCGACCCGAACGCCCGTCCCGTCGGCGTGGGCGTCCCGCCGCAGCTGCGCGTCGTAGGCGGCCAGCACCGCTGTGGGGTTCACAAGTGGCCACCCTGCCCGGTCGCGTCGTCGGCCGCCAACAGGTTTCCGGTGGTCACCCGGAGAGCAGCAGCCGCTGCCAGGACGCCGCGAGCCAGCGGCGGTACCGGTCGTCGCTCCACCCGCGGCGGTGCACAAGGAGCAGATACACCTCCGGGGAGTTCGTGGCCCACAGCACGTCGGCGGTCTCGTCGACCGAGACGGCGAGCTCGCCGGTCGCGTCGAGCTCGATCGCCATCCGGCGCATGTTCTCGGCTCGGCGCTCCCCGATCTCGAACCACAGCTCGGCCAAGTCCGGCTCGACGGATGCCGCGGCCTGGACCACCAGCAGCAGCGGAGCCAGCCGGGAGTGGATGGCCGGCAGGGCGTTGGCGTAGCGGGTCAGCTTGCCGGCCGCCGTCGGCTCGGCGTGGATGGCCCGCACGTAGTCGCGCTGCTCCGCGGGAACCTCCTGGTCCCCTCCGGAGATGGCCGTCTCCACGAGCAGCCGGAACAACCCCGGCTTGCGGCCGACCAGCTCGTACACCGTGTCCAGGGACACCCCGGACCGCTCGGCGATCGCCGTCATCGTCGTGCCGAGGTAGCCGTGCTCGACGAACAGCTCACGGGCCGCAGCCAGGATCGTCGCCCGCCGCTCC
This window encodes:
- a CDS encoding copper transporter; this translates as MVSFRYHLVSLAAVLFGLAAGVVLGAGPLSSQVDSALGGTATASPSASASQSASGSGHDQAYIDATAARLVTGKLDGVRVVVVTTPGTPAALSRDVTAALTGAGATVSGQVDLTAAWTDAGQAAVLAQIAARLAPADAQVPATGSEAEQTAAAFAAAVVTKSASAVGRPSQTAAALLAGLTAGGFVTT
- the steA gene encoding putative cytokinetic ring protein SteA, whose product is MRLALRRREPPTLPGAVGPARLAVGAPGTADPARATRELAARLLPGEVAVIDQLDLDRVSAELLVAARPAVVVNVRASLSGRHPARGASVIVDAGVPLLDAVGPGLLSSVRDGQRLRVHESTVFDAVADDGLRVLGTGQRRGPADVAQALDEARTRLASRLESVGADTAAVVRAHEALLLEGDGLPDLREVGLDLRGRPVLVVAPGERAAADLAAVRGFVRDRRPVLVGAEGGAALIAAAGLDVDLVVGEAGAIGAKALSRAVQVPRAGVPSGFSATDMAVLLADAGGADLVVLAGAPVSYDEMFDRDRYASASALAVRMRAGGRLVDAEAVAALQRPTVRAGSALLLLVAGLLALLVALAVTPWGTDLVDRVRGGWPW
- a CDS encoding GNAT family N-acetyltransferase codes for the protein MNPTAVLAAYDAQLRRDAHADGTGVRVERVGPVVRYVSPDADGWSAVIWSDLADGTADAAIAGQLEYFAGRRFEWKLYAHDKPADLSDRLRAAGFAAEEPEALMVAEIAELPPAPELPLGLTLQWVTDADGVAAVVAVHEEVFGVAHAWLGRALTAQLAEQRRTGVEQVAALLAVADGRPVSAGRVEFHGGTEFASVWGGGTLPQWRGRGLYRALVAARATRAAELGYRYLQVDAGPESRPILHRLGFVELTTTTPFMSPA
- a CDS encoding helix-turn-helix domain-containing protein; its protein translation is MSQPVKRRAYDNSRRQSASQERRATILAAARELFVEHGYLGTTMTAIAERSGVSLDTVYELVGRKPGLFRLLVETAISGGDQEVPAEQRDYVRAIHAEPTAAGKLTRYANALPAIHSRLAPLLLVVQAAASVEPDLAELWFEIGERRAENMRRMAIELDATGELAVSVDETADVLWATNSPEVYLLLVHRRGWSDDRYRRWLAASWQRLLLSG